Proteins encoded together in one Solanum lycopersicum chromosome 7, SLM_r2.1 window:
- the LOC138337505 gene encoding uncharacterized protein, giving the protein MLRDCVIDFKGSWDDHLPLIEFAYNNSYHSSIQMAATYQAVYGRRYRSLAGWFEVVEAALIGIDSVLYAMEKVQLIGERLKTAQSRQKSYADVRRRKIEIQVDDWFFLKVSPMKGVMKF; this is encoded by the coding sequence atgCTGAGAgattgtgtgatcgatttcaaaggtagttgggatgatcaccttcctcttattgagtttgcctacaataatagctaccattccagcattcagatggcgGCCACTTATCAGGCTGTATATGGGCGTAGATATAGATCTCTTgctggttggtttgaagtagttGAAGCTGCTTTGATAGGGatagattcagtcctttatgctatggagaaagtgcaactcattggAGAGAGACTTAAGACagcccaaagtcgtcagaaatcttatgcagatgtaaggagaaggaaAATAGAaatccaagttgatgattggttttttctaaaagtttcaccaatgaaaggggtgatgaaattttga